One uncultured Jannaschia sp. DNA segment encodes these proteins:
- a CDS encoding enoyl-CoA hydratase, whose product MGYETLNVDVSNHVALIRLDRPDALNALNSKLLGELSRALKSAQDDKQVRCIVLTGSEKAFAAGADIREMSEKSFTDVFMGDLFGPEVEQFLRVRKPIIAAVSGYALGGGCELAMMCDFIIAADTAKFGQPEVNLGVVAGIGGTQRLTRAVGKAKSMDMHLTGRFMDAAEAEKSGLVSRVVPAKKLLDEALAAAGKIAEKSMITVTAIKEAVNRSQEVGLAEGLLFEKRLFHALFATEDQTEGMTAFVEKREPQFRDR is encoded by the coding sequence ATGGGTTACGAGACGTTGAACGTGGATGTGAGCAATCACGTCGCCCTGATCCGGCTCGACCGGCCCGACGCGCTGAATGCGCTGAACTCGAAGCTGCTGGGCGAGCTGTCCCGCGCGTTGAAATCGGCGCAGGACGACAAGCAGGTGCGCTGCATCGTGCTGACCGGCTCCGAGAAGGCCTTCGCCGCCGGCGCCGACATCCGCGAGATGTCCGAGAAATCCTTCACCGACGTCTTCATGGGCGATCTCTTCGGGCCCGAGGTCGAGCAGTTCCTGCGAGTCCGCAAGCCGATCATCGCCGCGGTGTCGGGTTATGCGCTCGGCGGCGGCTGCGAGCTGGCGATGATGTGCGACTTCATCATCGCCGCCGACACCGCGAAGTTCGGCCAGCCCGAGGTCAATCTCGGCGTGGTCGCGGGCATCGGCGGCACCCAGCGCCTGACGCGGGCGGTGGGAAAGGCCAAGTCCATGGACATGCATCTGACCGGCCGCTTCATGGATGCCGCCGAGGCCGAGAAATCGGGCCTTGTCAGCCGGGTCGTGCCCGCCAAGAAGCTTTTGGACGAAGCGCTCGCGGCGGCGGGCAAGATCGCCGAGAAGTCCATGATCACCGTCACCGCCATCAAGGAGGCGGTGAACCGCAGCCAGGAGGTCGGGCTGGCCGAGGGGCTGTTGTTCGAGAAGCGGCTCTTCCACGCGCTCTTTGCGACAGAGGACCAGACCGAAGGCATGACCGCCTTCGTCGAAAAGCGCGAGCCGCAGTTCCGCGACCGCTGA
- a CDS encoding rhodanese-like domain-containing protein, with translation MGTAAGPQILEVGPREAWDILSKETAATLVDVRTRPEWDFVGGADLSDLNKDVARIEWKSWPDMDHNPAFVAALKEGLTGLPSHLLFICRSGARSMQAAQAVADALGDEGGAVTCINVAEGFEGDLDPLGRRGGLNGWKARGLAWRQS, from the coding sequence ATGGGCACCGCAGCGGGTCCGCAAATCCTCGAGGTGGGGCCTCGGGAGGCGTGGGACATCTTATCGAAAGAGACCGCCGCGACACTTGTGGATGTTCGGACCCGACCCGAGTGGGATTTCGTGGGAGGGGCCGACCTGTCGGATCTGAACAAGGACGTCGCTCGCATCGAATGGAAGTCCTGGCCCGACATGGACCACAACCCCGCGTTCGTCGCGGCATTGAAGGAAGGGCTCACGGGACTGCCATCCCACCTTCTCTTCATTTGCCGCTCGGGCGCTCGGTCGATGCAGGCGGCCCAGGCCGTGGCGGACGCCCTTGGTGACGAGGGAGGCGCCGTGACATGCATCAACGTGGCCGAGGGGTTCGAAGGCGATCTGGATCCGTTGGGACGACGGGGGGGCCTCAATGGATGGAAGGCCCGAGGATTGGCATGGCGTCAGTCCTGA
- the rpsT gene encoding 30S ribosomal protein S20 yields the protein MANSPQAKKRARQNEARFAVNKARRSRIRTYLRRVEEAIASGDQAAAAEALKAAQPELMRGVTKGVFHKNTAARKVSRLSARVKALAN from the coding sequence ATGGCAAATTCGCCCCAGGCCAAGAAGCGCGCTCGTCAGAACGAGGCGCGATTCGCCGTCAACAAGGCGCGTCGCTCGCGCATCCGCACCTATCTCCGCCGCGTCGAGGAGGCCATCGCCTCCGGCGACCAGGCCGCCGCCGCCGAGGCCCTGAAGGCCGCCCAGCCCGAGCTGATGCGCGGCGTCACCAAGGGTGTGTTCCACAAGAACACGGCCGCCCGTAAGGTGTCCCGCCTGTCGGCCCGCGTGAAGGCCCTGGCCAACTGA
- the ubiB gene encoding 2-polyprenylphenol 6-hydroxylase, translated as MRGPHNIWRLIRTAGTFERTGAMAVVLDQVEAPRGLRIAARVLGWPFRWLGYEGDPALPPVTRAITALGPSYIKLGQILSTRPDFVGSDLAVQLRVLQDKLPPFPTSEARAMVERDLGLPLDAMFSSFSEPVAAASIAQVHEARLVSDGRRVAVKVLRPGIARAFRRDIDAFYFGARMVELLSPGARRLRPMDVIAHFDATVQQELDLRTEAAAAGEFAANTARDDGFSVPQVEWGLSGRAVLTLDWAEGIHMADLDALDAAGHDRAELSQRVIAMFLRHALRDGYFHADMHQGNLKVAPGGDIVAVDFGIMGRLDEYTRRVYAEILMGFIRKDYRRVAEVHFEAGYVPADRDVDLFAQALRSVGEPIFGMDASRISMGRLLAYLFEVTERFGMETRTELILLQRTMVVVEGVARTLNPHMNLWTAAGPEVERYIRENLGPRAFARDLARTARVLARFGPHLPTAVEAALRRPDRTVVVDARRSHRSPVVWFLAGAAVAVGAVALGAML; from the coding sequence ATGCGAGGTCCCCACAACATCTGGCGCCTGATCCGCACGGCGGGCACGTTCGAGCGGACGGGCGCGATGGCGGTCGTGCTCGATCAGGTCGAGGCGCCGCGCGGCCTCCGGATCGCGGCGCGCGTGCTCGGCTGGCCCTTCCGCTGGCTGGGATACGAGGGCGATCCCGCGCTCCCGCCGGTGACTCGCGCGATCACGGCGCTGGGTCCGAGCTACATCAAGCTGGGCCAGATCCTATCGACCCGGCCTGACTTCGTGGGCTCCGATCTCGCGGTGCAATTGCGCGTCCTGCAGGACAAGCTGCCGCCTTTTCCGACATCCGAGGCGCGCGCCATGGTCGAGCGCGATCTCGGCCTGCCGCTCGATGCGATGTTCTCGAGCTTTTCCGAGCCGGTCGCCGCCGCATCGATCGCGCAGGTCCATGAGGCGCGGCTCGTCTCGGACGGGCGCCGCGTCGCCGTGAAGGTGCTGCGGCCGGGAATCGCGCGCGCCTTTCGCCGCGACATCGACGCGTTCTACTTCGGTGCGCGGATGGTCGAGCTCCTCTCGCCGGGTGCGCGGCGCCTGCGCCCGATGGACGTGATCGCGCATTTCGACGCGACCGTGCAGCAGGAGCTGGATCTGCGCACCGAGGCGGCCGCGGCGGGCGAGTTCGCGGCCAACACCGCGCGCGACGACGGGTTCTCGGTGCCGCAGGTCGAATGGGGTCTCTCCGGCCGCGCCGTCCTGACGCTCGACTGGGCCGAAGGCATCCACATGGCCGATCTCGACGCGCTCGATGCGGCTGGGCACGACCGCGCCGAGCTGTCGCAACGGGTCATCGCGATGTTCCTGCGGCATGCGCTGCGCGACGGGTATTTCCACGCCGACATGCACCAGGGGAACCTGAAGGTGGCGCCCGGCGGTGACATCGTGGCCGTCGATTTCGGGATCATGGGGCGGCTCGACGAGTACACGCGCCGGGTCTACGCCGAGATCCTGATGGGGTTCATCCGCAAGGACTACCGCCGCGTGGCCGAAGTTCACTTCGAGGCGGGATACGTGCCGGCCGATCGCGATGTCGACCTCTTCGCGCAGGCGCTGCGCTCGGTGGGCGAGCCGATCTTCGGCATGGACGCCTCCCGTATCTCGATGGGGCGGCTGCTCGCCTATCTCTTCGAGGTGACCGAGCGGTTCGGTATGGAGACGCGGACCGAACTGATCCTGCTGCAACGCACGATGGTCGTGGTCGAGGGCGTGGCGCGGACGCTGAACCCGCATATGAACCTCTGGACGGCCGCCGGACCGGAAGTCGAGCGCTATATCCGCGAAAATCTCGGACCCCGGGCCTTTGCGCGCGACCTCGCGCGCACCGCGCGGGTCCTCGCGCGATTCGGGCCGCATCTGCCGACGGCCGTCGAGGCGGCGCTGCGACGGCCGGACCGCACGGTCGTCGTCGATGCGCGCCGTTCGCACCGCTCGCCCGTAGTCTGGTTCCTTGCCGGGGCCGCCGTCGCAGTCGGCGCCGTCGCACTCGGCGCAATGCTCTAG
- a CDS encoding flagellar biosynthesis protein FlgJ yields the protein MTISITAPPAPADRVSAPDPLREQAVQLEAFLFAEMMRASGTGPPGASGGSESQFDSFLRRAQAEAVAGSGQTGLAEAIHRAMLRGAGRPG from the coding sequence ATGACAATTTCGATCACAGCACCGCCCGCCCCGGCGGATCGGGTGTCTGCACCGGATCCGTTGCGCGAACAGGCCGTGCAGCTCGAGGCGTTTCTCTTCGCCGAGATGATGCGCGCGTCGGGAACGGGGCCGCCCGGCGCGTCGGGCGGCAGCGAATCGCAATTCGACAGCTTCCTGCGCCGCGCCCAGGCCGAAGCCGTCGCGGGCAGCGGACAGACCGGGCTGGCCGAGGCGATCCACCGCGCGATGCTGCGCGGCGCGGGCCGGCCGGGATGA
- the mutM gene encoding bifunctional DNA-formamidopyrimidine glycosylase/DNA-(apurinic or apyrimidinic site) lyase — translation MPELPEVETVRRGLTPALEGARLTRIDVNRPDLRWPFPERMAERLQGATVTALGRRSKYLLLHLDTGETLIVHLGMSGRMVVDDAQHGNFHRDAGWLPQHDHVVFHTDGHRVTFNDARRFGFMDLAATDALETHAHFARMGPEPMGNGFHEAHLIDALAAKNTPIKSALLDQRVVAGLGNIYVCEALHRAGIAPTRKARRIAAPRVARLVPIIRDVLAEAIAAGGSSLRDHRQADGTLGYFQHGFRVYDREGAPCPTPGCDGTIRRIVQAGRSTFHCPRCQR, via the coding sequence ATGCCGGAACTTCCCGAAGTCGAGACGGTACGCCGCGGCCTGACGCCCGCGCTCGAGGGCGCGCGCCTGACCCGGATCGACGTCAACCGGCCCGATCTGCGCTGGCCGTTCCCCGAGCGCATGGCCGAGCGGTTGCAGGGTGCGACCGTGACCGCGCTGGGGCGGCGCTCGAAATACCTGCTCCTCCATCTCGACACGGGCGAGACGCTGATCGTGCATCTGGGCATGTCCGGGCGGATGGTCGTCGACGATGCGCAACATGGCAACTTCCACCGCGATGCGGGCTGGCTGCCGCAGCACGACCACGTCGTGTTCCACACCGACGGGCACCGGGTGACCTTCAACGACGCGCGGCGCTTCGGCTTCATGGATCTCGCGGCGACGGATGCGCTCGAGACCCATGCCCATTTCGCGCGGATGGGGCCCGAACCGATGGGAAACGGGTTCCACGAGGCGCATCTGATCGACGCACTGGCTGCGAAGAACACACCGATCAAATCCGCGCTGCTCGACCAGCGCGTCGTCGCGGGCCTGGGCAATATCTATGTCTGCGAGGCGCTGCACCGGGCCGGCATCGCGCCGACCCGCAAGGCGCGACGCATCGCCGCCCCGCGCGTCGCGCGGCTGGTCCCGATCATCCGCGACGTGCTGGCCGAAGCGATCGCGGCGGGCGGGTCGAGCCTGCGCGACCACCGGCAGGCGGACGGCACGCTGGGCTATTTCCAGCACGGGTTCCGGGTCTATGACCGCGAAGGCGCGCCTTGCCCGACGCCCGGCTGCGATGGGACAATTCGGCGGATCGTTCAGGCCGGACGCTCGACGTTCCACTGCCCGCGTTGCCAGAGATGA
- the ubiE gene encoding bifunctional demethylmenaquinone methyltransferase/2-methoxy-6-polyprenyl-1,4-benzoquinol methylase UbiE: MTQDTPKTTHFGFEDIPEGEKAGRVHGVFTNVASKYDVMNDAMSMGIHRVWKDAMMDWLAPRPGQRLLDVAGGTGDIAFRFLDRAPGASAVVCDMTEGMLVAGRGRAEAEGAAIDWVAGDAMALPFEDGRFDVYTISFGIRNVTRIPDALTEAYRVLRPGGRLMVLEFSQLPNPLMQKVYDLYSFNVIPRMGQAIAGDRDSYQYLVESIRRFPDQDRFAGMIAEAGFGNVAYRNLSFGIAALHSGWKL, translated from the coding sequence ATGACGCAAGACACCCCCAAGACCACCCATTTCGGCTTCGAGGATATCCCCGAGGGCGAGAAGGCGGGCCGCGTCCACGGCGTATTCACTAACGTGGCCTCGAAATACGACGTGATGAACGACGCGATGTCGATGGGCATTCACCGCGTCTGGAAGGACGCGATGATGGACTGGCTGGCGCCGCGCCCCGGCCAGCGCCTGCTGGACGTGGCCGGCGGGACCGGGGACATCGCCTTCCGCTTCCTCGACCGCGCGCCGGGCGCGTCGGCGGTGGTCTGCGACATGACCGAGGGCATGCTGGTCGCCGGGCGCGGCCGTGCCGAGGCCGAGGGCGCGGCCATCGACTGGGTGGCGGGCGACGCGATGGCGCTGCCGTTCGAGGACGGACGCTTCGATGTCTACACGATCAGCTTCGGCATTCGGAACGTCACGCGCATCCCCGATGCCCTGACCGAGGCCTACCGCGTGCTGCGGCCCGGTGGACGGCTGATGGTGCTCGAATTCTCGCAACTGCCCAACCCGTTGATGCAGAAGGTCTATGACCTCTACTCGTTCAACGTCATCCCGCGCATGGGGCAGGCGATCGCCGGGGATCGCGACTCCTATCAGTATCTCGTCGAATCGATCCGAAGGTTCCCCGATCAGGATCGCTTCGCCGGGATGATCGCGGAGGCGGGTTTCGGCAACGTGGCGTATCGCAACCTGTCTTTCGGGATCGCGGCGCTGCATTCCGGCTGGAAGCTGTAG
- a CDS encoding flagellar hook capping FlgD N-terminal domain-containing protein yields MDALTPIAGTAVASATPPSSAAKIASDFDTFLTLLTAQIRNQDPLEPADSTAYTAQLATFSNVEQAVQTNELLTTMIGRLDQGQASTAASWIGLDVRHAGPVMVGGTPTDLTISVPPGADRAALVASLPDGSEAGRWPIPTDTTALTWPVPGRGETLPNGAYRLHVESSAGEQVNVAMPVSHYGRVEEVVLGPSGAELVLDGGIRLPASSMEAIRRPQAG; encoded by the coding sequence ATGGACGCCCTGACCCCGATCGCCGGCACAGCCGTCGCCAGCGCCACCCCGCCGAGTTCCGCGGCCAAGATCGCGTCGGATTTCGACACGTTCCTCACCCTTCTGACCGCGCAGATCCGCAACCAGGACCCGCTCGAACCGGCAGACAGCACGGCCTATACCGCACAGCTCGCCACCTTCTCGAACGTCGAACAGGCGGTGCAGACCAACGAACTTCTCACAACGATGATCGGGCGCCTGGACCAGGGCCAGGCCAGTACCGCCGCCTCGTGGATCGGCCTCGACGTCCGGCATGCCGGACCCGTAATGGTCGGCGGTACGCCCACCGATCTCACCATCAGCGTCCCGCCGGGGGCGGACCGTGCGGCGCTGGTCGCGTCCCTGCCGGACGGTTCCGAAGCCGGGCGCTGGCCCATCCCGACGGACACGACCGCGCTGACCTGGCCCGTGCCGGGCCGGGGAGAGACCCTGCCGAACGGTGCCTATCGCCTGCATGTCGAATCGTCGGCGGGCGAACAGGTAAACGTGGCCATGCCGGTGTCGCATTACGGTCGGGTCGAGGAGGTCGTGCTGGGCCCATCGGGCGCCGAGCTGGTACTTGACGGCGGCATCCGCCTGCCCGCCTCGTCCATGGAGGCCATCCGCCGCCCGCAGGCGGGCTAG
- a CDS encoding flagellar hook-length control protein FliK: MPATSPPPRAPRAVGEDGFADALAVEMKGHDGGPETGDADIEDALATGDPTAESSTETALADIHLAGFGDALLVSDPAEPLQVRPDTAPPSPPTAGPARIAPFSPDLWPVEAPRAVEGLTSRPAPPGAVVGPTLPTDAADGAAALPPKDLVAQRTPISRASLTLSDDGALPFVPKDVGVRRQRPDDLLAVTPIQPPGTKAETGALDPRLGLPLARSAVAEAPGRTGLPDGPMLAASKMSVDTPPPKLAPASHHKINSPDLAPPRPTDVAPTTPAPPMSAPLVDVSTTPVAIAVDSSPVASIEASAGRPLNLPLRDLPQVLTQLAAPITRSDIQAGTERLANGALRTELELAPAELGRLRLVMQTGERGLQMIITVERPETMDLVRRHIDGLQRGLLGDGVALDRIDLGTGGAGWDRRGDRTDGPPPPENDAMAETGAAPTPTPSSTEAVRPGRLDIRL, encoded by the coding sequence ATGCCCGCAACCTCGCCCCCGCCGCGCGCGCCGAGGGCAGTCGGAGAAGACGGGTTTGCCGACGCACTCGCCGTGGAAATGAAAGGGCATGACGGCGGCCCCGAAACCGGGGACGCGGATATCGAAGATGCGCTCGCGACCGGCGACCCGACCGCCGAATCATCGACCGAGACCGCCTTGGCCGACATCCATCTCGCGGGCTTCGGGGACGCCCTGCTGGTGTCCGACCCGGCCGAACCGCTGCAGGTTCGTCCGGACACGGCTCCGCCGTCGCCCCCGACCGCTGGACCCGCGCGCATCGCGCCCTTCTCTCCCGACCTTTGGCCGGTCGAGGCACCACGCGCGGTTGAGGGGCTTACGTCTCGCCCTGCCCCGCCCGGCGCTGTGGTCGGACCGACCCTGCCCACGGACGCCGCGGACGGCGCCGCGGCATTGCCGCCCAAGGACCTCGTCGCTCAACGGACGCCCATCTCCCGCGCGAGTTTAACGCTCTCGGATGATGGCGCTCTCCCCTTCGTGCCGAAGGACGTCGGGGTGCGTCGCCAACGACCTGATGACCTTCTCGCGGTCACGCCGATCCAACCGCCCGGCACCAAGGCAGAGACTGGGGCTCTCGACCCACGGCTGGGGCTACCACTCGCCCGGAGTGCGGTCGCCGAGGCCCCCGGTCGAACGGGGCTGCCGGACGGTCCGATGCTCGCCGCATCCAAAATGTCGGTGGACACCCCGCCACCAAAGCTCGCGCCGGCATCGCATCACAAGATCAACTCGCCCGACCTCGCCCCGCCAAGGCCTACGGACGTCGCACCGACCACCCCCGCCCCGCCCATGTCGGCGCCGCTCGTGGACGTATCGACGACTCCGGTCGCGATCGCAGTCGATAGCTCACCGGTCGCTTCCATCGAAGCGAGCGCGGGCCGCCCCCTGAATCTGCCGCTGCGCGACCTTCCGCAGGTGCTCACCCAGCTTGCGGCCCCGATTACTCGGTCCGACATTCAGGCCGGGACCGAGCGGCTCGCGAACGGCGCGCTGCGCACCGAGTTGGAACTGGCCCCGGCCGAGCTTGGGCGGCTGCGTCTCGTGATGCAGACGGGGGAGCGCGGGTTGCAGATGATCATCACCGTCGAACGCCCCGAGACCATGGACCTCGTGCGGCGCCATATCGACGGGCTGCAGCGCGGCCTTCTGGGCGACGGCGTCGCGCTCGACCGGATCGACTTGGGAACCGGCGGGGCGGGTTGGGATCGACGCGGCGACCGGACCGACGGGCCCCCTCCCCCCGAAAATGACGCCATGGCCGAGACTGGCGCGGCGCCAACGCCCACCCCGTCATCAACCGAGGCCGTTCGACCCGGTCGCCTCGACATTCGCCTTTGA